A window of the Callospermophilus lateralis isolate mCalLat2 chromosome 7, mCalLat2.hap1, whole genome shotgun sequence genome harbors these coding sequences:
- the LOC143404344 gene encoding rho GTPase-activating protein 29-like, translating into MNEDTDCSLGTFQQSLMAKAAATHKFRKWRYPARCRYCEHIVIFQGLKCQECLLICHKKCMANLTIVCGHRKLRGKIHLFGAELSCVAKKEPDGIPFIIKMCTSEIERTALSLQGIYRVSGNKAKIAIMCGALENGRHLVDLSEFSSHDICDVLKFYLQKLPEPLVLFQWYQEFMQLANVIQQINQEQDTKRDNSEDNTSPNMCTDINQIFLKTKDLVRKLPPFNFNTLHYLIIHLKRVADHSEENLMNSKNLGVVFGPCVMRPRPTTTPGTISSSLVAYANQALLVEFLITNAEMIFDGSLEPQNVSSSTDVVAPRVDESPPCKPVISTEHSTKSQYFSMKQDIHTADIEIKNYELATSFEESERKQNALEKWDACLIDHKEPESSSQKMDNICKTTKPLSLKSDVTTNDIQRPMPSTKIRCCCLPVDRFHLASSPNEKNRRNVGNVNSDKFCQNLTFEGVNIKDTSTTVGSQINGFDQQISEKTQEQQCELKNLTGMSAVIVPSVLQEKVTMSINDSGDHSNGATQPNTPASSAREAPVRLSSHSHRLAPARAPRILPPHLGTTFYKPPILTSKVRGTEERPASPSATVPPSTALTPLSHVEKSVPEADSTSAYALKPAAEPKENCEEVGLPDMNPMCQGLRLKQMEEVQDLEFEMPQFV; encoded by the exons TAAAAAATGCATGGCAAACTTAACCATCGTTTGCGGACATCGTAAACTTCGGGGGAAAATACACCTATTTGGAGCAGAATTGTCCTGTGTTGCCAAAAAGGAGCCAGATGGCATTCCTTTCATAATCAAAATGTGTACTTCAGAAATCGAAAGGACTGCCTTGAGTTTACAA ggAATCTATAGAGTCAGTGGCAACAAGGCAAAAATCGCAATCATGTGTGGAGCTCTGGAAAACGGAAGGCATTTAGTAGATCTGTCCGAATTTTCTTCACACGATATCTGTGATGTGTTGAAATTTTACTTACAAAAG CTACCAGAACCATTGGTTTTATTCCAATGGTACCAGGAATTTATGCAGCTTGCAAATGTCATCCAACAAATTAACCAAGAACAGGACACCAAAAGGGACAACTCTGAAGACAACACATCTCCAAATATGTGTACAGATATCAACcaaatttttctcaaaaccaaGGACCTTGTAAGAAAATTGCCACCGTTCAATTTTAACACTCTACATTACCTTATCATCCATCTTAAGAG GGTTGCAGACCATTCTGAAGAAAACCtaatgaactcaaaaaacttggGGGTGGTATTTGGACCCTGTGTCATGAGGCCCAGGCCTACAACCACTCCTGGTACCATCTCCTCCTCTCTTGTTGCATATGCCAATCAGGCCCTGTTGGTCGAATTCCTCATTACCAATGCAGAGATGATCTTTGATGGGTCCCTAGAGCCACAAAATGTTTCATCTAGTACTGACGTTGTTGCACCTCGGGTGGATGAAAGCCCTCCTTGCAAACCCGTAATATCAACAGAACATTCCACAAAGTCACAATATTTTTCTATGAAGCAA GATATTCACACTGCAgatattgaaattaaaaattatgaattGGCTACATCATTTGAGGAATCAGAACGCAAGCAAAATGCATTGGAAAAATGGGATGCATGTCTCATTG ATCACAAAGAACCTGAATCATCATCACAAAAGATGGACAATATATGTAAAACCACGAAACCACTTAGTCTGAAATCTGATGTGACAACAAATGATATACAGAGGCCTATGCCAAGCACCAAGATCAGATGTTGCTGTTTGCCTGTAGATAGATTCCATCTTGCAAGCTCTCCTAATGAGAAAAACAGGAGAAATGTGGGAAATGTCAATTCAGACAAGTTTTGCCAGAATCTTACCTTTGAAGGAGTTAATATAAAAGATACCTCTACTACTGTTGGCTCCCAAATTAATGGTTTTGATCAGCAGATTTCAGAAAAAACTCAGGAACAACAATGTGAACTAAAGAACTTAACTGGCATGAGTGCAGTGATTGTGCCAAGTGTACTCCAGGAAAAAGTGACAATGAGCATCAATGATAGTGGTGACCATTCCAATGGTGCCACACAGCCCAACACGCCAGCCAGTTCAGCAAGAGAGGCACCAGTGAGACTGTCTTCTCATTCTCACCGTCTTGCTCCTGCAAGAGCACCCAGAATACTGCCGCCCCATCTCGGGACAACATTTTACAAACCACCTATCCTGACCAGCAAAGTCAGGGGGACTGAGGAGAGACCAGCTTCACCTTCAGCAACAGTGCCTCCTAGCACAGCTCTTACTCCCCTGAGTCATGTGGAGAAATCTGTTCCAGAGGCAGACAGCACATCAGCTTATGCTTTGAAACCAGCTGCTGAGCCTAAAGAGAACTGTGAGGAGGTTGGCCTGCCTGACATGAATCCAATGTGCCAGGGACTCAGGCTAAAACAAATGGAAGAGGTACAAGACCTTGAATTTGAAATGCCACAGTTTGTGTAG